The genomic window CCACTCCTACCTCGGCCATAGCCTTATGCAGGCAATTCAGTACCGCATGGTCGCCACAACCCGGGCACCAACGTACGTACTGGTCGCTTTTATAATCTTTCGGTTGAAATTTAGTTTCTTCTGTTGTCATCTTTTAAGCCTCCAATATTTTAGTGAATTCCTCAACTAATCTCGCAACGACAAAAGGTTGTCCCTTTACACGATTGAAGCGATACGGGTTAAATCCGGGTACCTTTCCACGTAAATAGTTAGCGAACTGGCCGTTATTTTGCTCAGCCACCACCACTTTCTTATACTTAGAAAGAACCTCAGCCGTATTCTTAGGCAGCGGGTTGATAAACTTGAAGTGAGCGAAAGCCACCTTCTTGCCATTCTCTTGCATCGTCTCCATCGTCTCGTAAAGGTGTCCGTAGGTTCCACCCCAACCAACGATCAATAAATCAGCGTCCTCATCTCCGATCACTTCCAGTTCGGGGATATAGTCGGCGATCTTATCGATCTTAGCCTGACGGGTCGTCACCATCTTCTGGTGGTTAGCCGGATCGGTAGAGATCGCACTCGTCTCGTAGTCTTTCTCCAGACCGCCCAGACGATGAGCGAAACCTTCCGTTCCCGGAATCGCCCAGTAACGAACCAAGCTTTCCTTGTTACGACGATACGCCTTCCAGACTTTCTCGTCTTGATAATTAGCTACGTAATTCGGCTTAATCTCCGGATATTTATCCATTTCCGGAATTCTCCAAGCGGAAGAACCGTTAGCGATAAAGGCATCGGTCAACAAGATAACCGGAGTCATATGCTCCACGGCCAACTTACCCGCCCAAAATGCGGCATCAAAACAATCAGTCGGCGTAGAGGCCGCTATTACCACGGCAGGGCTCTCACCATTACGGCCATACAGAGCCTGCATCAAGTCCGTTTGCTCGCTCTTCGTCGGCAAGCCCGTAGAAGGACCGCCACGCTGAACATCGATAATCACCAAAGGCAACTCGGCGATTACAGCCAAACCGATCGCCTCGCTCTTCAAGGCAAGACCCGGTCCGGAAGTAGATGTAGCCGCCAAGCAACCGGCGAAACTAGCTCCGATAGAAGTACAGATACCGGCGATCTCATCCTCGGCCTGAACCGTGATAACGCCTAAATCCTTACGTTTAGATAATTCATGTAAAATATCAGTAGCCGGAGTGATCGGGTAACTACCCAAGAACAACTGCAAACCAGCCTTCTCGGCAGCGGCTATCAAACCATAGGAAGTAGCCTTATTACCATTCACGTCCGTATAGAATCCAGGCTCGGCTTTCTTACTCTCGATACGATACGTAGAAACTGAGGCATGGATGTTATTACCATAATTATAACCGTCCGTCAAAGCCTTGATATTAGCTTGGGCGATAACCGGTTTCTTAGCGAACTTATTCTGCAACATGTGCATAGCCTCCTCCAGCGGACGCTCGAACAACCAGCAAACAAGTCCTAAGGCGAACATATTCTTACAGCGAAGAGCCGATTTATTGTCCAAGCCAAACTCAACCAATCCGTCTTTTACCATCGTAGAGATCGGAGCGGCAACAACCTGCACGCCAGTCAATCCCAGCTCAGTAAACGGATCATCGGTCGTAAACAAGGCCTTATCCAAA from Parabacteroides distasonis ATCC 8503 includes these protein-coding regions:
- a CDS encoding 2-oxoacid:acceptor oxidoreductase subunit alpha — protein: MAEQTKVKTLEKVVIRFSGDSGDGMQLTGTIFSNLSAVFGNEISTFPDYPAEVRAPQGTLSGVSGFQVHLGSRKIFTPGDKADVLVAMNPAALKVNVKHLKPNAIVLIDTDSFKKSDLDKALFTTDDPFTELGLTGVQVVAAPISTMVKDGLVEFGLDNKSALRCKNMFALGLVCWLFERPLEEAMHMLQNKFAKKPVIAQANIKALTDGYNYGNNIHASVSTYRIESKKAEPGFYTDVNGNKATSYGLIAAAEKAGLQLFLGSYPITPATDILHELSKRKDLGVITVQAEDEIAGICTSIGASFAGCLAATSTSGPGLALKSEAIGLAVIAELPLVIIDVQRGGPSTGLPTKSEQTDLMQALYGRNGESPAVVIAASTPTDCFDAAFWAGKLAVEHMTPVILLTDAFIANGSSAWRIPEMDKYPEIKPNYVANYQDEKVWKAYRRNKESLVRYWAIPGTEGFAHRLGGLEKDYETSAISTDPANHQKMVTTRQAKIDKIADYIPELEVIGDEDADLLIVGWGGTYGHLYETMETMQENGKKVAFAHFKFINPLPKNTAEVLSKYKKVVVAEQNNGQFANYLRGKVPGFNPYRFNRVKGQPFVVARLVEEFTKILEA